A genomic window from Streptomyces sp. NBC_00234 includes:
- a CDS encoding PspC domain-containing protein yields MTATQDASPGVTPPPEPKPQLHRSSRQKVVAGVCGGLGRYCDVDPVIFRIVLGVLSVTGGIGLIFYGFAWLLLPLDGEDENEARKLLSGRVEGASLVALVLALVGCGLFLSMLHNRGMLAFAAMLSLAVIGSTVWAQHRRTAVPDTPLDTSSPQTAGGAPGHGAPPEVKAPPTPGSPSWWRDPIVKDGTSGPIGPGYLWGPQDAALVPRAPGARTATADAPYSAPYRPPGTRGPRSIGGLVFLLALIAGGVGTGLTWDTQPLGTSLQAGLAAALAVFGLGLVVSSFLGRTGFGTLFLAMVTAGLLAGSAAVPKDIGTDWVRKEWNPASVAAVQPRYELGTGVARLDLSGVPVPAGATVRTELEVGAGRAVVVVPRNVTVEVDAEAGLGDIQLPAQKPEDVDVGPDRTSRETLAPPGGAKPAGTVELRLEVGVGQVEVIRAAS; encoded by the coding sequence ATGACCGCTACCCAGGACGCCTCCCCCGGCGTCACGCCGCCCCCCGAGCCGAAACCGCAGCTGCACCGCAGCTCGCGGCAGAAAGTGGTGGCCGGGGTGTGCGGCGGGCTCGGCCGGTACTGCGACGTCGACCCGGTGATCTTCCGGATCGTGCTCGGCGTCCTCTCGGTGACCGGCGGCATCGGACTGATCTTCTACGGCTTCGCCTGGCTGCTGCTCCCCCTGGACGGCGAGGACGAGAACGAGGCACGCAAACTGCTCTCCGGCCGGGTCGAGGGCGCGTCGCTGGTCGCGCTGGTGCTCGCCCTGGTCGGCTGCGGCCTGTTCCTCTCGATGCTGCACAACCGGGGGATGCTGGCCTTCGCCGCGATGCTGTCGCTCGCCGTCATCGGCTCCACGGTCTGGGCGCAGCACCGCAGGACGGCCGTACCCGACACCCCGCTGGACACCTCGTCGCCGCAGACGGCCGGGGGCGCGCCGGGCCACGGGGCACCCCCGGAGGTGAAGGCCCCTCCGACGCCGGGAAGCCCCTCCTGGTGGCGCGATCCGATCGTCAAGGACGGCACGTCGGGCCCGATCGGGCCCGGTTATCTGTGGGGACCGCAGGACGCGGCGCTCGTCCCCCGGGCACCGGGTGCGCGTACGGCCACGGCTGATGCCCCGTACAGCGCGCCCTACCGCCCTCCGGGGACGCGCGGACCGCGCTCGATCGGCGGCCTGGTCTTCCTCCTCGCGCTGATCGCGGGGGGTGTCGGCACGGGGCTGACCTGGGACACCCAGCCACTCGGCACGAGCCTGCAGGCCGGGCTCGCCGCCGCGCTCGCGGTCTTCGGTCTCGGACTGGTGGTCAGCTCGTTCCTGGGGCGGACCGGCTTCGGCACGCTCTTCCTGGCGATGGTCACGGCCGGGCTGCTGGCCGGCTCGGCGGCCGTACCGAAGGACATCGGCACCGACTGGGTCCGCAAGGAGTGGAACCCGGCCTCGGTGGCGGCGGTCCAGCCGCGGTACGAGCTGGGCACCGGCGTCGCCCGGCTCGACCTGTCCGGGGTACCGGTCCCCGCCGGCGCCACCGTCCGTACGGAACTGGAGGTCGGCGCGGGCCGCGCGGTCGTCGTCGTACCCCGGAACGTGACGGTGGAGGTGGACGCCGAGGCGGGTCTCGGGGACATCCAGCTGCCGGCCCAGAAGCCCGAGGACGTGGACGTGGGCCCGGACCGGACGAGCAGGGAGACCCTCGCGCCGCCCGGGGGCGCCAAGCCGGCCGGCACGGTCGAGCTGAGACTGGAAGTCGGCGTCGGACAAGTGGAGGTCATCCGTGCTGCGTCATGA